One genomic window of Vibrio rhizosphaerae includes the following:
- a CDS encoding tripartite tricarboxylate transporter permease, producing the protein MLDGILQGLSTAVLPMNLMMVVVGCFVGTFIGMLPGLGPISAIALMIPITYGLEPSSGLILMAGVYYGAIFGGSTSSILINAPGCSSTVVTAFDGYPMAQKGQAGKALALAAYASFTGGTLSAIMLLFAAPALASVSLSFQSADYFALMLVGLSAVAAFAGKGQILKAWMMTILGLMLSTVGIDKGIGVERFTFGLTDLMDGFSFLMLAMATFALGETLMGILKPEADTRHTETQKMSELGSMKINKEEFKEAAPVAVRSSILGFFTGVLPGAGATIAAFLSYGLERNLAPKDKQASFGKGSIRGLVAPESANNAASSGSFVPLLTLGIPGSGTTAIMLGALIAYGIQPGPRLFVEHPDVFWSVIISMYFGNIVLIILNLPLIPYISRLLAVPRTVLLPMILFFSITGVYLVSFNTVDVFIMILIAIGAILLRLANFPLAPLLLGFILGGLMEENLRRALMITDGELSFLWERPITLVFTSLAILLLISPLFSVILSHLKTRKTALHHS; encoded by the coding sequence ATGTTAGATGGAATTCTTCAGGGACTTAGTACCGCAGTTCTGCCGATGAACCTGATGATGGTGGTTGTCGGATGTTTTGTCGGTACATTTATCGGCATGTTACCGGGATTAGGGCCAATTTCAGCAATTGCCCTGATGATCCCAATCACCTATGGCTTAGAGCCCTCTTCCGGCCTGATTCTGATGGCTGGGGTTTACTACGGTGCAATTTTTGGCGGTTCGACTTCGTCGATTTTAATCAATGCGCCGGGGTGTTCATCGACCGTCGTCACGGCTTTTGACGGATACCCGATGGCACAAAAAGGACAAGCAGGCAAAGCATTGGCATTAGCGGCTTATGCTTCGTTTACCGGCGGAACACTCTCCGCAATTATGTTGCTCTTCGCAGCTCCGGCACTCGCCAGTGTTTCGCTCAGTTTTCAATCTGCCGATTATTTTGCACTGATGTTAGTCGGTCTGTCCGCTGTCGCCGCTTTTGCCGGTAAAGGGCAAATTTTGAAAGCATGGATGATGACGATCTTAGGCCTGATGCTTTCTACTGTTGGGATTGATAAAGGGATTGGTGTTGAGCGATTCACCTTTGGTTTAACCGATCTGATGGATGGCTTTAGTTTTCTGATGCTGGCGATGGCCACCTTTGCTTTAGGTGAAACATTAATGGGCATTTTAAAACCTGAGGCTGATACACGCCATACGGAAACCCAAAAAATGAGCGAACTCGGAAGCATGAAAATTAATAAAGAAGAGTTTAAAGAAGCGGCTCCTGTTGCTGTCCGCTCTTCGATTCTGGGATTCTTCACCGGCGTCTTACCCGGTGCCGGGGCAACGATTGCAGCATTTCTAAGTTATGGTCTGGAGCGAAACCTCGCTCCCAAAGACAAACAAGCGTCATTCGGCAAAGGCTCAATTCGGGGGCTCGTTGCTCCGGAGTCAGCCAACAATGCAGCATCCAGTGGTTCATTCGTGCCCCTGCTGACTCTGGGTATTCCGGGATCTGGCACAACAGCAATTATGCTTGGTGCGCTGATTGCCTATGGCATTCAACCGGGTCCCCGCTTGTTTGTGGAACACCCGGATGTATTTTGGTCAGTGATTATTTCCATGTATTTCGGCAATATCGTGTTGATTATTTTGAATCTGCCATTGATTCCTTATATTTCACGTTTACTGGCCGTGCCGCGGACCGTACTCCTACCGATGATTCTGTTTTTCTCCATAACCGGTGTCTATCTTGTATCGTTCAATACCGTGGATGTTTTCATCATGATTTTGATTGCGATCGGAGCCATCTTATTACGACTGGCAAATTTTCCACTGGCCCCTTTGCTACTGGGATTCATCCTCGGCGGACTGATGGAAGAAAACCTGCGGCGTGCGTTGATGATCACAGATGGAGAACTGAGTTTCCTTTGGGAACGGCCGATTACTTTGGTCTTCACATCTCTGGCCATTTTATTACTGATCAGCCCTCTCTTCAGTGTGATTCTCAGTCATTTGAAAACCCGCAAAACTGCATTACATCATTCTTAA
- a CDS encoding tripartite tricarboxylate transporter TctB family protein yields the protein MSTKINPLLSREYLLSRDRVGALIFLVFCLVYGYQTFNIPLLPGDEYEPFTARTLPILLTYIGIILAVILLVTGQPDQKSGAVLQFNWKLLISFLILMTFYGIGLTYVGFVVATTLFLAIGFYLLGERRKKVLFGASFPFVLSFYLLLTQGLDIYLEPGVIFTIW from the coding sequence ATGTCTACTAAAATAAATCCACTGCTCTCAAGAGAATATCTATTAAGTCGCGATAGAGTTGGCGCCTTAATTTTTCTCGTATTTTGTCTGGTTTATGGCTATCAAACCTTCAATATTCCTCTGCTTCCGGGAGATGAATACGAACCTTTTACCGCCAGAACACTACCGATTTTACTCACTTATATCGGGATCATTCTTGCTGTGATACTACTCGTCACCGGGCAACCCGATCAAAAAAGTGGCGCTGTACTCCAATTCAACTGGAAGTTACTCATCAGTTTCCTGATTTTAATGACGTTCTATGGCATCGGTCTGACCTATGTCGGCTTCGTGGTTGCCACAACGCTTTTTCTCGCGATCGGGTTCTATCTCTTAGGCGAACGACGTAAAAAAGTCCTGTTCGGGGCCTCATTTCCCTTTGTCTTAAGCTTTTATCTGTTACTGACTCAAGGTCTGGATATTTATCTGGAACCCGGCGTCATCTTCACGATCTGGTAA
- a CDS encoding tripartite tricarboxylate transporter substrate binding protein: protein MMKQLKTCLLISMLAAGFSTNTLAADIEEIHFLVPGGAGGGWDMTARGTGDVLYKSKLIDNVSFQNMSGGGGGKAIAHLIETAERQQDTLMINSSPIVVRSLSGIFPQSFRDMTPVAAIVSDYSAIVVRADSKYKTWKDIVADFRDNPRKIKIAGGSARGSTDHLVVAEAFKGENFDPRAVRYIAYDGGGKAMAALLSGETQLLSTGLGEVLEMSKAGQIRIVAVTAPERLPSAPDIPTLKEYGNPTVFANWRGFFAAPGVSKEKVAAWDNVLEKMYQTPEWKTLRDRNGWVDNYKPAPEFNAFLEAQENQMRTLLRELGFIQ from the coding sequence ATGATGAAGCAACTGAAAACCTGCCTGTTGATATCCATGCTCGCTGCTGGATTTTCCACCAATACACTGGCTGCAGATATTGAGGAAATCCATTTTCTGGTTCCCGGGGGTGCCGGGGGTGGCTGGGACATGACAGCTCGCGGAACGGGTGATGTTTTATATAAATCCAAACTGATTGATAACGTCTCTTTTCAAAATATGTCCGGTGGTGGTGGTGGCAAAGCAATTGCCCACCTGATTGAAACGGCAGAGCGCCAACAAGACACGCTGATGATTAACTCGAGCCCGATTGTTGTCCGCTCGCTTTCCGGCATTTTCCCTCAGTCATTTCGGGACATGACCCCTGTCGCGGCAATTGTTTCGGATTACAGTGCCATTGTTGTGCGTGCCGACTCAAAATATAAAACATGGAAAGACATTGTTGCTGATTTTCGGGATAACCCTCGAAAAATCAAGATTGCCGGCGGCTCAGCCCGTGGGAGTACAGATCATCTGGTCGTAGCTGAAGCATTCAAAGGCGAAAATTTCGATCCGAGAGCCGTTCGTTACATCGCATATGATGGCGGCGGTAAAGCAATGGCAGCTTTGTTATCCGGAGAAACACAACTCCTCTCAACCGGTTTAGGGGAAGTGCTTGAGATGTCAAAAGCCGGACAGATCAGAATTGTCGCTGTCACTGCACCGGAGCGTCTTCCTTCCGCACCAGATATTCCGACATTAAAAGAGTATGGCAATCCAACTGTATTTGCTAACTGGCGCGGCTTCTTTGCCGCACCGGGAGTGAGTAAAGAAAAAGTCGCGGCGTGGGACAACGTGCTGGAAAAAATGTACCAGACCCCCGAATGGAAAACGCTTCGGGACCGGAACGGTTGGGTCGATAACTATAAGCCAGCACCGGAATTCAATGCGTTCCTTGAAGCACAGGAAAACCAGATGAGAACGCTGCTGCGTGAACTGGGCTTCATTCAATAA
- a CDS encoding sensor histidine kinase, translating to MTWNQISFRKRMLIIMTFSGLVELLILALAGFSYIRHQQEEDMGQKALRVATFLSQSPAVIEMIRQKDTSQQQYYRDLTYMIGAAFIVIGNRQGIRLVHPLGERIGLPMVGGDNQRALREGQSYISFAHGSLGRSVRGKSAVIDASGHIIGVVSVGYLIERLQDRVEPYLYYLLIIVVLVVVVNGLISGYVSQRFQKAILGFEPEEIGRLYGELDVTMSTLKEGILSIDEKGYLRSINRSACDILGIDKDKALNRLLTDSLHDSNLYTLLETGQTDSDIELYLNHQRLIANRSPIVVDGRVVGAVASFRLRDEINDLTEQLSQTKAYAELLRAQTHEHRNKLNTISGLVQMGELEAVQQLIGQETEHYQTLIEFLRGAIKDPLIAGMLLGKSERARELSLELRVEEGTSLDALPEHLRAEDVVTILGNLIDNAFEAVLTSVRQSKHIAYERRIIDVSISDYGHDIILEVDDQGCGLPDGVSVNRLTERGVSSKSYQGRGVGLFLVQQLTDRYHGQLDMYDKKGNGTRMTVYLPKEPLI from the coding sequence ATGACATGGAATCAGATTAGTTTCCGTAAACGGATGTTGATCATCATGACCTTTTCTGGACTCGTTGAGTTGCTGATTCTGGCACTGGCTGGTTTTTCTTATATCCGCCATCAGCAAGAAGAAGATATGGGGCAGAAGGCATTGCGTGTTGCTACGTTTCTGTCTCAATCTCCGGCTGTGATTGAGATGATTCGTCAAAAAGATACCAGTCAGCAGCAGTATTACCGTGATCTGACTTATATGATCGGGGCGGCATTTATTGTGATCGGTAATCGTCAGGGGATTCGTCTGGTTCACCCGTTGGGAGAACGGATTGGTCTGCCGATGGTTGGGGGCGATAATCAAAGAGCACTGCGAGAAGGCCAGTCTTATATCTCATTTGCGCATGGTTCTCTGGGACGTTCCGTCCGGGGGAAGTCCGCAGTGATTGATGCATCGGGTCATATCATTGGTGTGGTATCGGTGGGTTACCTGATTGAGCGATTACAGGACAGGGTTGAACCCTATTTGTATTATCTGTTGATCATTGTCGTGTTGGTGGTGGTGGTCAATGGGCTCATTTCCGGATATGTCTCCCAACGCTTTCAAAAAGCAATTCTCGGATTTGAGCCTGAAGAGATCGGGCGTCTCTACGGAGAGCTTGATGTCACCATGAGTACCTTAAAAGAGGGCATTCTGAGTATTGATGAAAAGGGGTATCTTCGCTCTATCAACCGAAGTGCCTGCGATATTCTGGGAATCGATAAAGATAAAGCGTTGAATCGTTTATTAACGGATTCGTTGCATGACAGTAATCTCTATACCTTGCTGGAAACCGGACAAACCGATAGTGATATTGAATTGTATCTCAATCATCAGCGGCTGATTGCTAACCGGAGCCCGATCGTGGTTGATGGACGGGTTGTCGGTGCGGTTGCCAGTTTTCGATTACGTGATGAAATCAATGATTTAACCGAGCAACTGTCCCAAACGAAAGCTTATGCGGAGCTGTTACGGGCACAAACACATGAACATCGAAATAAGCTAAATACAATCAGTGGTTTAGTCCAAATGGGAGAGCTAGAAGCTGTCCAACAGTTGATTGGTCAGGAGACCGAACATTATCAGACATTGATCGAATTTTTGCGTGGCGCGATCAAAGATCCATTGATCGCGGGAATGTTGCTGGGTAAAAGTGAACGGGCCCGGGAATTATCGCTGGAGCTTCGGGTTGAAGAGGGAACCTCGCTGGACGCATTACCGGAGCACCTCCGCGCTGAAGATGTGGTGACGATATTGGGAAATCTAATTGATAATGCCTTTGAAGCGGTTCTGACCTCTGTACGGCAAAGTAAACATATTGCTTATGAGCGGCGTATTATCGATGTTTCGATCAGTGACTATGGGCATGACATTATTCTGGAAGTTGATGATCAAGGGTGTGGTCTGCCGGATGGTGTTAGTGTGAACCGACTGACCGAAAGAGGGGTATCAAGCAAAAGCTATCAGGGACGCGGCGTTGGATTATTTCTGGTGCAGCAGTTGACTGACAGATACCACGGGCAGTTAGACATGTACGATAAAAAGGGAAATGGCACAAGAATGACGGTTTATTTGCCCAAGGAGCCATTGATATGA
- a CDS encoding response regulator, with protein sequence MDMNTRVMIIEDDLVIAQLHQRYLEQIGGFEVVGIATNKREAEMQLSLLAPDLILLDVYLPDGTGLEILQQSRSNQDQCDVILITAARDVGTLQQAMRYGVVDYLLKPVVFSRLESAMQKYQRLRQQLTEAGGLDQGVIDKMLSSPAGASTTCVEKLPKGIDAVTLDKIRKLFQDHVLLTADEAGEQIGASRTTARRYLEYLNGTGELISDVNYGTVGRPERCYQRKG encoded by the coding sequence ATTGATATGAATACCAGAGTCATGATTATTGAAGATGATCTGGTGATTGCTCAGCTTCATCAGCGTTATCTGGAACAAATCGGTGGATTCGAGGTGGTTGGTATTGCCACCAATAAAAGAGAAGCAGAGATGCAGTTGTCACTGCTTGCACCGGATCTCATTCTTTTAGATGTTTATTTACCCGATGGCACTGGATTAGAGATTTTGCAGCAGTCGAGAAGCAATCAGGATCAATGTGATGTGATTTTGATTACAGCAGCCCGAGATGTCGGAACACTACAGCAGGCAATGCGTTATGGTGTCGTCGATTATTTACTGAAACCTGTCGTGTTTTCCAGACTTGAATCCGCGATGCAAAAATATCAGCGACTACGGCAGCAGTTGACCGAAGCGGGCGGCCTTGATCAGGGGGTCATCGATAAAATGCTTTCTAGTCCGGCTGGCGCATCAACAACATGTGTGGAGAAACTCCCGAAAGGGATTGATGCTGTGACTTTGGATAAAATTCGCAAACTTTTTCAGGATCATGTTTTACTGACCGCTGATGAGGCCGGAGAACAAATCGGAGCGAGTCGAACGACTGCCAGACGCTATCTGGAGTACCTGAATGGTACCGGGGAACTTATTTCAGATGTGAACTACGGGACGGTTGGCCGTCCTGAACGTTGTTATCAACGCAAAGGTTAA
- a CDS encoding HAD family hydrolase has product MNVIFDFDNTLLPEESTVEVLKIALRHKKGGDDTMRYLAEIAPRAFAGRATWQEKLIMLRTALFVTKQTIDQYVASRVDALDPVLQATLRSLTEKGVKLHVISGGYTEWIAPLLDAWGIQYDQLTANRFIWLGNRVLSIRPSPLLSSKGKVQVIQQWKSQHKTTGKFIIVGDGSADQDTLRYHASDAFVSAEYFQNNQLPSMAQMRRASTPAEVGQHLDHFLTQLSPAS; this is encoded by the coding sequence ATGAATGTCATCTTTGATTTTGATAATACGTTACTTCCGGAAGAGAGTACGGTAGAAGTTTTGAAAATCGCATTGCGTCATAAGAAAGGCGGAGATGACACCATGCGTTATCTGGCAGAAATCGCACCTCGTGCATTTGCCGGGCGTGCGACTTGGCAAGAAAAGCTGATCATGCTCAGAACAGCACTGTTTGTCACGAAGCAAACCATCGATCAATATGTCGCAAGTCGGGTCGATGCTTTAGACCCTGTATTACAAGCGACATTGCGTTCGTTAACCGAAAAAGGTGTCAAACTCCATGTAATTTCAGGCGGTTATACAGAGTGGATCGCCCCTTTGTTAGACGCATGGGGCATTCAATACGATCAACTCACAGCCAACCGTTTTATCTGGTTAGGTAATCGAGTGCTCAGTATACGCCCTTCCCCGTTACTTTCTTCCAAAGGAAAAGTACAAGTGATACAACAGTGGAAAAGTCAGCATAAGACGACCGGGAAGTTTATCATTGTGGGTGACGGTTCAGCCGATCAAGATACATTGCGCTATCATGCCAGTGATGCCTTTGTTTCCGCTGAATACTTCCAAAATAACCAGCTCCCGTCGATGGCACAAATGAGACGGGCGTCAACGCCGGCAGAGGTAGGACAACATCTTGACCATTTCTTAACGCAGCTCTCCCCTGCGTCTTAA
- a CDS encoding lysophospholipid acyltransferase family protein, protein MQNIEQPTLCQDVPISALCDVKLWHHFSVSTVLYMPFGLLLLLFRLLLIGAYGLVFPIFPHSKRKSVYRVFIRLLGIQVRCNMTPEAVGQHTAGCVVASPHVSIFDHIPGLAMPHATLMIDKADSPLGKFVGYILFKGSNSSYWLVRNQRQLIQCFREWNKTPEKHALYITPEATLNNGQALFRFRPEFMIRGQPVVPVALKVRLPFGLSPSPMMSPGYVRFMTILMMPYIHFEVTYLDKLHYSREQSPQEFADKVQQAVADYLNIPATRWTRDDKYSYKEQLKQL, encoded by the coding sequence ATGCAAAATATTGAACAACCTACATTATGTCAGGATGTCCCTATCTCGGCATTATGTGATGTGAAATTATGGCATCATTTTTCAGTATCAACCGTGCTATATATGCCATTCGGATTGTTATTATTACTGTTCCGACTGTTACTGATCGGTGCTTATGGACTGGTATTTCCGATATTTCCACATTCGAAAAGAAAGTCGGTATATCGAGTCTTTATTCGACTGTTAGGAATACAGGTACGTTGTAATATGACGCCGGAAGCTGTCGGTCAACATACAGCCGGATGTGTTGTGGCCTCACCACATGTCAGTATTTTTGATCATATTCCGGGTTTGGCCATGCCTCACGCGACACTGATGATTGATAAAGCAGATAGTCCGCTGGGCAAATTCGTAGGCTATATCTTATTTAAAGGCTCGAATTCCAGCTATTGGCTCGTCAGAAATCAACGTCAGTTAATACAGTGTTTCAGAGAGTGGAACAAAACGCCGGAAAAACACGCACTATATATTACACCGGAAGCGACACTGAATAACGGGCAAGCCCTTTTTCGGTTTCGACCTGAGTTTATGATCCGAGGACAACCCGTCGTGCCAGTGGCTTTAAAAGTCAGACTTCCTTTTGGATTGTCTCCAAGTCCGATGATGTCCCCCGGGTATGTCCGCTTCATGACCATTCTGATGATGCCCTATATCCATTTTGAAGTCACTTATCTGGACAAGCTTCATTACTCCCGGGAGCAGTCACCACAAGAGTTTGCAGATAAGGTTCAACAAGCCGTTGCCGATTATCTCAATATTCCGGCGACCCGCTGGACCAGAGACGATAAGTATAGTTACAAAGAGCAGTTAAAACAGTTATGA
- a CDS encoding GNAT family N-acetyltransferase, which translates to MNNVICSKYGITLRKWNDEDIQGYATLASDEENMKFISSGQARTIDIIKDEVERFRQNQEQKGWARWVVSQGANAPFMGYAGFEEKQFGINFGMRYLPKYWGTPWTYLAGHTALCWAFDVLGFTSVYTLTNIKHTRAIQMNLKYLNLDRDQCRIVATPFGDHLKIDYDRDNFFKVRDKNESTAQKLHQYIQKQEAREIVHAKY; encoded by the coding sequence ATGAATAACGTAATATGTAGCAAATACGGCATCACGCTGCGCAAGTGGAATGATGAAGATATACAGGGATATGCAACACTCGCTTCCGATGAAGAAAATATGAAGTTTATTTCTTCCGGACAAGCAAGAACTATCGATATCATCAAGGATGAAGTTGAACGATTCAGACAAAACCAGGAACAAAAAGGATGGGCACGCTGGGTTGTTTCTCAAGGAGCCAATGCCCCTTTCATGGGGTATGCCGGATTTGAAGAGAAACAATTTGGTATTAATTTCGGGATGCGTTACTTACCCAAATACTGGGGAACCCCATGGACTTATTTAGCGGGTCATACAGCATTGTGCTGGGCCTTTGATGTTCTGGGATTTACGTCAGTTTATACACTGACCAACATCAAACACACTCGTGCAATTCAGATGAATCTGAAATATCTCAACCTTGATCGTGATCAGTGCCGGATTGTGGCCACGCCATTCGGTGATCATCTCAAGATTGACTATGACCGGGATAACTTTTTCAAGGTCAGAGACAAAAACGAAAGTACTGCACAAAAACTACATCAGTACATTCAAAAACAAGAAGCACGGGAAATAGTACATGCAAAATATTGA
- a CDS encoding response regulator, translating to MMDVFDVLIVEDEVSISDFHTYYLNQMPRFRPIGVARSLAEARNMLRLLKPQLIILDNFLPDGQGLDLLKEMISGGNMPDVIFVTAASDMETVREAVRCGVFDYLLKPIAYDRLQDSLERYLKYNNSLKAADNFNQRHVDELLNFQSKAQYHQDNLPKGIDELTLNKIKVIYQEDDVTHTAESLGKLVGISKTTARRYLEYCTSTSFLEAIIQHGRVGRPERLYRRK from the coding sequence ATAATGGATGTGTTTGATGTATTGATTGTTGAAGATGAAGTCAGTATTTCTGATTTTCACACTTACTACCTGAATCAAATGCCTAGGTTTCGTCCGATTGGTGTTGCCCGCTCTCTCGCGGAAGCGCGTAACATGCTCCGTCTTCTAAAGCCACAACTAATTATATTGGATAATTTTCTTCCTGATGGTCAAGGTCTGGATTTACTGAAAGAAATGATTTCAGGTGGAAATATGCCGGACGTTATTTTTGTCACCGCAGCCTCTGATATGGAAACCGTCCGTGAGGCCGTTCGCTGTGGTGTTTTCGATTATCTACTAAAGCCAATTGCCTATGACCGGCTACAAGATTCACTTGAACGTTATTTAAAGTATAACAACTCGCTGAAAGCCGCAGATAATTTCAATCAAAGACATGTCGATGAATTACTCAACTTCCAATCAAAAGCGCAATATCATCAAGATAATCTCCCCAAAGGTATTGATGAATTAACACTCAATAAGATCAAAGTAATTTATCAGGAAGACGATGTAACACACACCGCAGAATCATTGGGGAAGTTGGTGGGGATCAGTAAAACAACGGCCCGCCGATACCTCGAATATTGCACCTCCACCAGCTTCCTTGAAGCAATCATTCAGCATGGTCGGGTTGGCAGACCCGAAAGACTATACCGCCGAAAGTAG
- a CDS encoding ATP-binding protein yields the protein MLKTIFQTAHTHICQKLSFRLRVALLLIFVVSIQLILVTVFFHLTLSKSLEHQFRTKAVIQAREIAHNKVLIHNIEQHNVAAIQQTVHELQAISDADFIVVGNKEGIRLAHPDSDKVGFPMQGGDNVRALKYGEYYSSLRKGSLGFAIRGKSAIINQHDEIIGVVSVGYLVNSISDWLAFYSYPLFYAVFALLILSMLGAWLFTKHIKQQMFDMEPEEIALSLRLHSSILQSVYEGIIAVSTQGNILSVNHRALKTLGIAHPPKYLLGRAITEFVTPASFFMGSNSLGQIDINEQQDELITCNGETLVANRVNIWDHERHIGWVVSFRRRDDINTLTSQISQIRQHTENLRVLSHEYTNRLSTIGGLVQIGAYDEAIQAIQKETQNQQQLIDYITQTFCSRIIAGLLLGKYSRAKELGLQLEFDPLCQMQKQPQCMSSDELAAILGNLLDNAFEATLKNDSSNKTISLLLTDASDELVIEVADNGTGIPEEISDSLFSKGVSSKEQPGHGIGLYLVHRLVTQANGSILIDHAEPKGTIFSIFIPNVST from the coding sequence ATGCTTAAAACGATCTTTCAAACCGCTCATACACATATTTGTCAGAAGCTTTCATTTCGACTCCGGGTTGCATTACTGCTGATTTTTGTGGTTTCAATTCAATTAATACTGGTCACCGTTTTTTTTCATCTCACTCTCAGCAAAAGTCTTGAACATCAATTCAGAACCAAAGCAGTGATCCAAGCCAGAGAGATTGCCCATAATAAAGTCTTAATCCATAACATCGAACAACATAATGTGGCAGCGATTCAACAGACGGTTCACGAACTACAGGCGATCTCCGATGCTGATTTTATTGTTGTCGGTAACAAAGAAGGAATTCGTCTGGCACACCCCGACTCAGATAAAGTCGGTTTTCCGATGCAAGGCGGTGATAATGTGCGCGCCTTAAAATACGGAGAATATTATTCCTCGTTGAGAAAAGGCAGTTTAGGATTTGCGATCCGCGGAAAGTCCGCGATTATTAATCAGCACGATGAGATTATCGGTGTTGTCTCGGTGGGTTACTTAGTTAACAGTATCAGCGACTGGCTGGCATTTTATTCCTATCCGCTTTTTTACGCCGTATTCGCTCTGCTGATTTTATCCATGCTCGGTGCCTGGTTATTTACCAAACATATCAAACAGCAAATGTTCGACATGGAACCGGAAGAAATTGCCCTCTCGCTACGCTTACATAGCTCAATCTTACAAAGTGTTTATGAGGGAATTATCGCTGTCAGTACCCAAGGAAATATTCTGTCGGTCAATCATCGCGCCCTCAAAACACTGGGGATCGCGCATCCACCGAAATATTTACTTGGCAGAGCGATTACTGAGTTCGTCACACCGGCTTCATTTTTTATGGGCAGTAATTCGCTTGGTCAGATTGATATCAATGAACAACAAGATGAACTCATCACCTGCAACGGCGAAACACTGGTTGCGAACCGGGTGAACATTTGGGATCACGAAAGACACATCGGTTGGGTCGTAAGCTTCCGGAGGCGGGATGACATCAATACCCTGACCTCACAAATTTCACAAATTCGCCAGCATACCGAAAATCTGCGCGTGCTCAGTCATGAATATACCAATCGGTTATCAACGATCGGAGGATTAGTCCAAATTGGCGCTTATGATGAAGCCATTCAAGCCATTCAAAAAGAAACCCAAAATCAACAACAACTGATCGATTATATTACCCAAACATTCTGCTCGCGTATTATTGCCGGACTACTGCTAGGCAAATATAGCCGAGCCAAAGAGCTCGGCTTACAGTTGGAGTTTGATCCACTCTGTCAGATGCAAAAACAACCACAATGTATGTCATCCGACGAACTGGCCGCAATTTTGGGTAATCTACTTGACAATGCCTTTGAAGCTACTTTAAAAAACGATAGCAGTAATAAAACAATCTCACTGCTTTTAACCGATGCCTCAGACGAGCTCGTCATTGAGGTAGCGGACAATGGTACCGGCATCCCCGAAGAGATTTCTGATTCACTTTTTAGCAAAGGGGTCAGTAGCAAGGAACAGCCGGGACACGGTATTGGTTTATATCTGGTTCATCGTCTGGTTACGCAGGCGAATGGCTCGATATTGATTGATCATGCTGAGCCGAAAGGTACCATTTTTTCTATTTTCATCCCTAACGTGAGTACATAA